The following coding sequences lie in one Mercenaria mercenaria strain notata chromosome 5, MADL_Memer_1, whole genome shotgun sequence genomic window:
- the LOC123557672 gene encoding uncharacterized protein LOC123557672, translated as MYKIKVAIEEWKATRQATISSLRHYAKVLHDSHRENAKTEHASAKTSLIGDLVGLGGVLFAPFSGGLSLAAVGVSTAAGLKSYVDKRDANNKDERIVREARRERKQAVEKDNRATEELNKISENCTYLENELKVMKIGELIISLEEKTYIDIKFNVQDIRSSFLPNQLEQRDASLFSSGLHFSKQAANLKAALTSAEQVVHCTKITTEAARRTKTIKEVVSSAKTINEISQTAKSLSTAKQAAVMSLQASQSVAKSTATFAAIAKGSDGVVKTIGTASSATNSARVALDVVTVSGQAASAAKTVTKAVRAGTAISTATKGANITIKTVRNVKEASSTVKTVTQVATDSNKAIRTTRVTTNAARVTKVSEKATKAASISKVGLVINAVVIPIDLYNLSVASENLHRSYDDVKDNENLADDLEAELENIIIKMEGTCECLHELHLQLCKVYEDHRIEKIYEYLQLMYQKLEFRVPIHY; from the exons ATGTATAAGATAAAGGTAGCAATAGAAGAATGGAAGGCAACGAGACAGGCAACAATTTCTTCTCTTCGACATTATGCCAAAGTACTTCATGACTCCCATAGAGAAAACGCCAAAACAGAGCATGCTAGTGCCAAGACGTCTTTGATTGGAG ACCTAGTTGGCTTGGGCGGAGTTCTGTTTGCACCATTCTCAGGTGGGTTGTCCTTGGCGGCAGTTGGGGTTTCGACCGCGGCAGGATTAAAATCTTATGTTGATAAGCGAGATGCTAATAATAAAGATGAAAGAATCGTAAGGGAAGCAAGAAGGGAAAGAAAACAAGCGGTCGAAAAAGACAATAGAGCAACTGAAGaactgaacaaaatatcagaaaattgtaCGTACTTGGAAAACGAGCTCAAggttatgaaaattggtgaattAATTATCAGTTTGGAAGAAAAAACgtatattgatataaaatttaatgtccaAGATATCAGAAGCAGTTTTCTTCCGAACCAGTTAGAACAGAGAGATGCGTCACTCTTTTCTTCAGGTTTACATTTCTCAAAACAAGCTGCAAATTTAAAGGCCGCTCTTACAAGCGCAGAACAGGTAGTACACTGTACAAAAATCACAACAGAAGCAGCGAGGAGAACAAAGACTATCAAAGAAGTTGTTTCATCCGCTAAAACTATTAACGAGATTTCACAGACCGCTAAATCTCTATCAACTGCAAAGCAGGCAGCAGTTATGTCACTTCAGGCAAGCCAGTCGGTGGCAAAATCTACAGCCACATTTGCAGCTATTGCAAAGGGATCTGATGGAGTAGTAAAGACAATTGGAACGGCTTCATCTGCAACTAATTCTGCAAGGGTTGCTCTTGATGTCGTTACTGTCTCCGGTCAAGCGGCATCCGCAGCAAAAACAGTTACAAAGGCGGTTAGAGCTGGAACGGCAATATCTACAGCTACAAAAGGCGCTAATATAACTATCAAAACTGTCAGGAATGTTAAAGAAGCTTCAAGTACGGTGAAAACAGTCACACAAGTTGCAACAGATTCGAATAAAGCCATTCGCACGACAAGGGTAACAACAAACGCGGCAAGGGTGACTAAAGTGTCAGAAAAAGCTACAAAAGCAGCCTCAATCAGTAAAGTTGGTCTTGTAATAAACGCAGTGGTCATTCCGATTGACCTATACAACTTATCCGTGGCTTCAGAAAATCTGCACAGGTCCTATGACGATGTAAAGGATAATGAAAACCTAGCAGACGATTTAGAGGCAGAATTAGAAAACATCATCATAAAAATGGAGGGAACTTGCGAATGCTTGCATGAGCTCCATCTGCAGCTCTGCAAAGTGTATGAGGATCACCGCATTGAGAAAATCTATGAATACCTTCAGCTAATGTaccaaaaactcgaatttcgaGTTCCCATTCACTATTAA
- the LOC128557157 gene encoding uncharacterized protein LOC128557157: MTFVFLVVAFIFFCVRYLWRKNDPRPRPLDILDEAVVKWRSNRMDIIEKLREAANLLRSSHRHKAETEQTSAKKSLVGDLIGIGGVLLAPFSGGLSLVAAGASVLTSVDSYFSDKAANKEHEENATKIKGMIEEAEKLDKSASDELNKLLSNFDYLEEQLCSMKLGDIMSSLTDASFPIMGIKVQEAKGDSEKDREDGQLDETDKLSSSNVGLEAEDTKSDTEKEKLDSPICETEEHPTRQGMMMPKQFANMDTIKNCADQFVNSTKLTKGVSSTAKPTKEISSWTRSVSTLSKESKTVSNLKYVKNTIKTVKTVKKASNAVTTISKTTSHSHKIAKTTHITAKTVKLGGKVSHAATKVAKISKVGLVINAVALPLDIYNLIQTTGNLDKMQDDVTEIEERASQLEEELENISNALLSRRRYIEKLYKELYQLYEDHHIDEIFEYLLLMYEKLDFETPAPY, from the exons ATGACGTTCGTGTTCCTGGTTGTGGCATTTATATTTTTCTGTGTCCGCTATCTTTGGCGGAAAAATG ATCCGAGACCACGACCACTAGACATTTTGGATGAAGCGGTGGTTAAATGGAGATCAAATAGGATGGACATTATCGAGAAACTGCGAGAGGCGGCAAACTTACTTAGGTCATCCCATAGACATAAGGCAGAAACAGAACAAACAAGTGCAAAGAAAAGTTTAGTCGGAG ATCTGATAGGCATTGGAGGTGTTTTACTGGCGCCATTCTCTGGCGGATTATCTCTTGTTGCAGCAGGGGCTTCTGTACTCACCTCTGTTGATTCTTATTTTTCGGACAAGGCAGCGAACAAGGAACATGAAGAAAATGCAACCAAAATAAAAGGAATGATTGAAGAAGCTGAGAAATTAGATAAATCAGCGTCCGACGAATTGAATAAATTGTTAAGCAACTTTGACTATCTGGAAGAACAACTATGTTCTATGAAATTAGGAGATATTATGTCATCTTTAACGGATGCTTCTTTTCCCATTATGGGTATAAAAGTTCAAGAAGCGAAAGGAGATTCAGAGAAAGACAGGGAGGATGGTCAACTTGATGAAACTGATAAGTTGTCATCTTCAAACGTAGGACTGGAAGCTGAAGACACTAAAAGTGATACTGAAAAGGAGAAATTAGATAGCCCCATATGTGAAACAGAGGAACATCCGACAAGACAAGGAATGATGATGCCGAAACAGTTCGCAAACATGGATACTATTAAGAATTGTGCGGATCAGTTTGTTAACAGCACTAAACTCACTAAAGGAGTAAGCAGTACGGCAAAACCCACAAAAGAGATCTCTTCATGGACAAGATCGGTTAGTACCTTATCTAAAGAATCGaaaacagtttcaaatttgaaatatgttaAGAATAcgataaaaactgtaaaaactgTGAAAAAAGCATCAAATGCTGTTACAACAATATCGAAAACAACTTCTCACTCtcataaaattgcaaaaactaCGCATATAACCGCCAAAACGGTAAAATTAGGAGGAAAAGTATCACACGCTGCGACAAAAGTTGCTAAGATCAGTAAAGTTGGGTTGGTAATTAACGCCGTGGCGCTTCCATTGGATATATACAACCTTATACAAACTACTGGGAATTTGGACAAGATGCAAGACGATGTTACAGAGATAGAAGAAAGAGCAAGTCAGTTGGAAGAAGAACTTGAAAACATTTCCAATGCTTTGCTGTCGCGCCGTAGATATATTGAAAAACTCTACAAGGAACTATATCAACTGTACGAGGACCATCACATTGATGAAATATTCGAATACCTTCTTCTTATGTATGAAAAACTTGACTTTGAAACACCGGCGCCGTACTGA